ACGCATGGCCTGGCGCACGCGCTTGTCCTTGAACTGCTCGATATCCGGGTGCATGCGCGCGACCACGGTCTGGGTCGTCTCGACCTGGTAGACGGCGACATGCGGGAAATTCTTCATCGAATTGATCTGTACGGCGTCGGCTTCCGACAGACCATCGACCTGTTTGGAGGCCATCGCCGCGATACCGGCGCCCGGATTGTCGCCGAGGTCGACATATTCGAAGGTGTCGAGATAGGGACCCGTGCCCCAATAATCGGTTCGCGCCTTGTATTTGGCACCCTTGCCGACCGTATATTCGGTCATTTCGAACGGACCGGTGCCGTTGGCGTCGGGGCCGAAGGCGCCGTTATCGGCCGGATCGAGAATGAACATCGGATAGTGGTAGAGATGCTCGGGTACGGCGATCTGCGGCGCGAAGCAGTTCAGGCGCACAGTGTAGTCGTCGACCTTCTCGATCGCGTTGTCGGCCCAGAGCTTGCTCGACTTCTTCGCATTGCCCTTTTCGTCCTTCTCGCCTGTCTCGTATTCCTGCACGAGATAGCCGGTGAAGAGACCGAGCACCGAGGAGCCGACGTTCGGATCACTGACGCGCTTCAGGTTCCAGACGACGTCGTCAGCCGTCAGCGGCTTGCCGCCCTTGCGCCACTTGACGTCCTTGCGGATGTGGAGAGTCCAGGTTTTCAGGTCGTCGCTCGCCTCCCACTTTTCCAGAAGATAGGGATGGGTGATGTTGTTACGGTCGGTAAAGGTCAGATATTCGCAGACCTGGCGGATAACGTTGGATTTTTCCGCGAAATCTGCCAGATGCGGATCCTTGATTTCCATGCAGCGCATGCCGATGCGCAGGTTTCCGCCCTTGGGCATGTCCTCGGCCTGCGCACCGGCGCCAGGCATGGCAACACCGGCCATGGAATAGGCGGCTGCCGCTGACAGGCCAAGCAACGTCGCCTTGCGCAGGAAGTCGCGTCGGCCGATCGTGCCGGATGACATTTCTTCGACTAGTGTCGGGATATAGGAATGCTGTGTCTTGTCCACGGTAGTCATCTCCAGGTTCGCGCTTTAACTGTTCCCAATTCTTGTTGGTCGGGCCGCCTGGCAAGCTTTGCTCCCAGAACCAGCCGCAGCGGGCTTTTTGCCCGTCATCCATCCGTCTCCCTAAAAATTAGAACGGGATGAATGTCTGTGACATGCAGTGAACCGACATGTTTTCTGCGTGAACCGACATTGTTCAGGTGATGGTTACCTCCCTGCCCGCCTTTCGGGCTGCTGCCGGGCTCTCGCCAAAGCGTGTCCGGTATGAGCGGCCGAAATGCGAGGCCGACTGATAGCCGCAGATCTCGGCGATCTCGCCGACCGAAAGCTCCGTATAGGTCAAGAGCTCACGGGCGCGGGTCATGCGAAGCTCGATATAGAAACTGCTCGGGCTCTTGCCGAGATTGGCATGAAAAAGCCGTTCGAGCTGCCGCAGCGACAATGCCACGCTGTCGGCGAGATCGGAAATGTCGAGCGGATCGCCGAGACTTGCCTCCATGCGGCGGACCGCAAAGGCAAGCTTGGCGTTCCTGATGCCGAACCGGTCTTCCGGCGACATGCGCTGGACGTCGTCTTGGCGTCTGATGCGTGCGTGATTGAACTGGTCCGAAATCAGCGATGCGAGTTCCCGGCCTTCGACGGCGGCAATGAGGTAGAGCATCATGTCGAGCGTGACGGTGCCGCCCGATGAGGTCAGAAAACGGCCGTCGATCGCGAAAATGTCGTCCGTGGCAAGACAGTTTGGAAACTCGCTGCGGAAGCTTGCAAGCGACTCCCAGTGAACAGCGCAACGCCGTCCCTCCAACAGGCCGGCCTTGGCAAGGAAAAAGACCGCGGTACTCACGGCTCCAAGTACACAGCCCTCGGAATGAAGGCGCCTCAGCCAGGCAAAGACATTGGCATCATAGGCATCGGCATAATTGATGCCGGCGCAGAGGATGACGACGTCGCAGCGTGGCGCCCTGGCAATCGGCGCATCGGCGTCGAAGCCGAGACCACTGCTCGAATTGACGCGGTTTCCATCGGCCGACAGGATCATCCACTCGAACGCCTTTCGCTTCACCAGACGATTGCCCTGTCTGAGCGAATCGAGCGCCGCGGCAAAGGTCATGAGCGGGAAGTCCGGCACAAGGTAAAAGCCGATCCGGATCGGGCGTTGGCCCTGCGCCAGCTGTTTCAGTGAATAGCTTTGCTCCGTCATCGACAAGCTCCATCGCATCGCTCGATCGGTGCCGGTCGGATCTCCCGATGCTTCCCAGCGAGCGGCTAATCGGTAAACAGCCAGCGCATGAAGCGCTCGCGCACGCGGTCGATATGGATCGCCATGGCCTGACGCGCCTCTTCGGGCTTCTTGTCGGCAACCGCCTCCAGGACAGCAATGTGTTCAAGCGCCTGCTGCTCGAAATTCTTTTCCATGCGAACGACGTGGGCCATCCGGGCTTTGTCGCGAAGGTTGCGGATATGTTGCGCCAGCAGCGGCTTGCCGCTGGCATCCGCGATGAACAGATGGAATTCGTCGTCATATTCCCAGAACGGATCGAAGTCCAAGCTCGGATCAGCGGCGATCGCCCGGCTCTTTTCCAATATGGCATCGACACTGCCGGGCGTGCTGCGATGAGCAGCTTGTGCAGCAGCCTCGCCTTCGAGAAGGCGGCGGATTACGAGGATCTCCATCAACTCTTCGATCGCCACCTGCCTGATGACGATGCTGCCATTCGACAGACGCGATACCAGCCCTTCACCGACAAGGCGGTTGATCGCCGCTCTCAACGGCGTGCGTGACGCATTGATTTGTTCGGCAAGTTTTCGCTCGGTGAACACATCGCCGGGACCGAGCTCACGGGCGAGGATCAGGCTTCTCAGGTATTGATAGGCCTGCTCGGAGATTTTTGTCTGATCACGTCCCGCAGGGAGGTTTGTTTCGTCCGCCACTTTCCGTCCTTGAGAATTTCCTCGCCCATCTTCTCATAGACGATGAAACCACGCCATGCAATCCCAGCGGGATCCCGCTGGTTTATTCATCGCTCGTCTCCGGGATTTGCGCTTTACAAAGATATTTTTTTGTCGCTAACTTCACGCCGTGCCCCAGTGGTATCCCAGTGGGATTTATATGGAGTTGATGTGAGCAGGATTGTCCAATTGCTTAATCAGGCCGATTTCTCGGATTTCGGCGATGTCATCGAGCATCGAGGCGATCAGCGCAGGCGAGCCCTTTCGATCGACTTCACACATGATCATGGCGATATGCGCCGGGCTTTCTGGGTGTCGAAGGTGGTCGAGGCGACAGACCTTCCGGCGCAGGTCAGGTTCCTGGAACGGCATCCCTTTTCCGATCAGGCGTTCGTTCCGCTGCGCGATACTCGCTTCCTCGTCGTCATTTGCCCGAGTAATTCCGACGGAAGCCCCAACCTCGATCAAATCCATGCCT
The window above is part of the Rhizobium sp. WYJ-E13 genome. Proteins encoded here:
- a CDS encoding ABC transporter substrate-binding protein — protein: MTTVDKTQHSYIPTLVEEMSSGTIGRRDFLRKATLLGLSAAAAYSMAGVAMPGAGAQAEDMPKGGNLRIGMRCMEIKDPHLADFAEKSNVIRQVCEYLTFTDRNNITHPYLLEKWEASDDLKTWTLHIRKDVKWRKGGKPLTADDVVWNLKRVSDPNVGSSVLGLFTGYLVQEYETGEKDEKGNAKKSSKLWADNAIEKVDDYTVRLNCFAPQIAVPEHLYHYPMFILDPADNGAFGPDANGTGPFEMTEYTVGKGAKYKARTDYWGTGPYLDTFEYVDLGDNPGAGIAAMASKQVDGLSEADAVQINSMKNFPHVAVYQVETTQTVVARMHPDIEQFKDKRVRQAMRYAIDRDKVIQTALLGAGAPAEDHHVAPSHPEYAALPKYPRDIEKAKKLLADAGYPDGFEFDMVTRPDPIWELNTAQVLAQQFADIGVKINIKALPSAQYWEVWTTAPFSLTAWGHRPLAIMTLSLAYRSNAAWNESNYSNPDFDKLLTEAEGILDPKERSKVMAKIEAIMQDDGPIVQPFWRVFSTVMDKKVKGFELHPSQYIFAHQYAISA
- a CDS encoding GlxA family transcriptional regulator produces the protein MTEQSYSLKQLAQGQRPIRIGFYLVPDFPLMTFAAALDSLRQGNRLVKRKAFEWMILSADGNRVNSSSGLGFDADAPIARAPRCDVVILCAGINYADAYDANVFAWLRRLHSEGCVLGAVSTAVFFLAKAGLLEGRRCAVHWESLASFRSEFPNCLATDDIFAIDGRFLTSSGGTVTLDMMLYLIAAVEGRELASLISDQFNHARIRRQDDVQRMSPEDRFGIRNAKLAFAVRRMEASLGDPLDISDLADSVALSLRQLERLFHANLGKSPSSFYIELRMTRARELLTYTELSVGEIAEICGYQSASHFGRSYRTRFGESPAAARKAGREVTIT
- a CDS encoding GntR family transcriptional regulator, producing MADETNLPAGRDQTKISEQAYQYLRSLILARELGPGDVFTERKLAEQINASRTPLRAAINRLVGEGLVSRLSNGSIVIRQVAIEELMEILVIRRLLEGEAAAQAAHRSTPGSVDAILEKSRAIAADPSLDFDPFWEYDDEFHLFIADASGKPLLAQHIRNLRDKARMAHVVRMEKNFEQQALEHIAVLEAVADKKPEEARQAMAIHIDRVRERFMRWLFTD
- a CDS encoding ureidoglycolate lyase; this encodes MSRIVQLLNQADFSDFGDVIEHRGDQRRRALSIDFTHDHGDMRRAFWVSKVVEATDLPAQVRFLERHPFSDQAFVPLRDTRFLVVICPSNSDGSPNLDQIHAYEAGPGQGVIYRRNVWHAPLSALTAPAEFFVTMGITDKAANDEFYELPTPIAIKREA